A window of Juglans regia cultivar Chandler chromosome 7, Walnut 2.0, whole genome shotgun sequence contains these coding sequences:
- the LOC118348884 gene encoding uncharacterized protein LOC118348884, with translation MSNNQEEDTTEEFRQPPVPNLQMQAMLGEMRRMLRAELEPIHERLDRVEAETPRGQQHDIHNRQHGGRGPWRNVDGEAESEEFDEQYLNRGRIERGYRNREARMGRPRRDNDLGNIKIKIPSFQGKNDPEVYLEWETKMEMVFDCHNYSEIKKVKLAAIEFTDYAIVWWDQLLINRRRNREPPVDTWEEMKMLMRKRFVPSHYYRGLYQKLQRLIQGSKSVDEYYKEMEVAMIRANVEEDREATMARFLHGLNREIADIVEMQHYVELTDMVHQAIKVEEQFKRKGLARRGLPMATTSSWKTTPKRDEQQQNKPKFESSKNANLKTATTSGTIETSSSKTRDIKCFKCQGRGHIASQCVNKRVMVINAQGEIESENEEEVDNDDMPSMEDADDEQNAVVGDLLVARRVLNVQDKEEESNQRENLFHTRCFVNNKVCSVIIDGGSCTNVASTYLVEKLALTTLKHPQPYRLQGLNECGEIKVTRQVLVALSIGKYEDEVLCDVVPMHACHLLLGRPWQYDLRVTHDGFTNKYSFTLNRQPITLVPLTPKQEALLCTNDLVGALPSNIVSLLQEFEDVLPEERGIEVDEEKVKAIQEWSTPTTVSQVRSFHGLASFYRRFVRDFSSLAAPLTEVIKKNVPFKWGKEQEKAFSLIKEKLTNAPLLVLPNFAKTFEIECDASGIGIGAVLMQEGRPIAYFSEKLSGAALNYPTYDKEMYALVRALENWQHYLWPKEFVIHTDHESLKHLKGQQRLNKRHAKWVEFIETFPYVIRYKQGKENVVADALSRRPISKDLSCWVSEVYPAKSACALPPAPDCIGVMSKVRYEQDLQKAEPIGPLELIILNSDRPEIKARISREMTTEAQSAMTQLLAEYQDVFA, from the exons atgtctaataatcaagaagaagacaCAACCGAAGAATTTCGACAACCTCCAGTTCCAAACCTCCAAATGCAAGCGATGTTAGGGGAGATGAGGCGTATGTTGAGGGCTGAATTAGAACCTATTCACGAAAGGTTGGACAGGGTAGAAGCGGAAACTCCTAGGGGCCAGCAACATGACATCCACAATAGGCAGCATGGTGGGCGTGGTCCGTGGCGGAATGTTGATGgagaggcggagtcggaggagtttgatgagcaatatttgaaccGAGGCAGGATTGAGCGTGGGTATAGAAATAGAGAAGCTAGGATGGGTAGGCCTAGGAGGGATAACGATTTAggaaatataaagattaaaatccCATCTTTTCAAGGTAAAAATGATCCTGAAGTTTATTTGGAGTGGGAAACTAAAATGGAGATGGTTTTTGATTGTCACAACTACTCAGAGATAAAGAAGGTTAAGTTGGCTGCAATTGAATTTACCGATTATGCCATTgtgtggtgggatcaattactgattaataggaggaggaatagaGAGCCACCCGTGGACACTTGGgaggaaatgaaaatgcttaTGAGGAAGCGTTTTGTACCCAGCCACTATTATAGGGGATTGTATCAAAAATTACAGAGGTTAATTCAAGGATCTAAAAGTGTGGATGAGTATTACAAGGAGATGGAGGTAGCTATGATCCGGGCAAATGTAGAAGAGGACCGGGAAGCCACCATGGCTAGGTTTTTGCACGGTTTAAATCGTGAGATTGCGGATATAGTCGAGATGCAGCACTATGTTGAGTTGACAGATATGGTGCATCAAGCCATAAAGGTGGAGGAACAATTCAAACGAAAGGGATTGGCTAGGAGGGGACTGCCTATGGCTACAACCAGCTCGTGGAAAACAACTCCAAAAAGGGATGAGCAGCaacaaaataagccaaaatttGAATCCTCTAAGAATGCCAACTTAAAGACCGCCACTACTTCAGGTACAATCGagacttcaagttctaaaacacgtgatattaaatgttttaaatgtcaggGGCGCGGACATATAGCCAGCCAGTGTGTAAACAAGAGGGTGATGGTGATAAATGCCCAAGGAGAGATTGAgtcagaaaatgaggaagaagtagATAATGATGATATGCCATCTATGGAGGATGCTGATGATGAGCAAAATGCTGTGGTTGGAGATTTATTGGTTGCAAGGCGAGTTCTCAATGTGCAGGATAAGGAGGAAGAAAGTAACCAAAGGGAGAACTTGTTTCATACTCGGTGCTTTGTAAATAACAAAGTTTGCAGTGTCATTATCGATGGTGGGAGTTGCACAAATGTAGCCAGCACTTATTTGGTGGAGAAATTGGCTTTAACTACCTTGAAACATCCTCAACCTTACCGGCTTCAGGGGTTGAATGAATGTGGGGAAATCAAGGTGACAAGACAAGTGTTGGTGGCATTATCCATTGGCAAATatgaggatgaggtgctttgtgatgtggtTCCTATGCACGCATGCCATTTACTGTTGGGAagaccatggcagtatgatctgAGGGTTACGCATGATGGATTCACAAATAAGTATTCCTTCACTCTTAATAGGCAACCTATTACTCTTGTGCCATTAACTCCAAAACAG GAGGCTCTTTTATGTACTAATGATCTCGTCGGTGCTTTGCCGAgcaatattgtttctcttttgcagGAGTTTGAAGATGTCCTTCCTGAAGAG agaggaattgaggtggatgaggaaAAGGTGAAGGCAATCCAAGAGTGGTCAACGCCTACAACAGTCAGCCAAGTGAGGAGTTTCCACGGCTTAGCTAGCTTCTATAGACGGTTTGTGCGTGATTTTAGTAGCTTAGCCGCCCCTCTTACTGAAGTCATCAAGAAAAATGTGCCGTTTAAGTggggaaaagaacaagaaaaggcaTTTAGTCTGATCAAAGAAAAGTTAACTAATGCCCCTTTGCTTGTTTTACCTaactttgctaaaacttttgaaattgagtgtgatgcttcaggcaTAGGTATTGGAgctgttttgatgcaagaaggCCGTCCAATTGCTTATTTCAGTGAAAAGTTGAGTGGGGCAGCCCTAAATTACCCTACTTATGATAAGGAGATGTATGCCTTGGTGAGGGCTTTGGAAAATTGGCAACACTATCTATGGCCAAAGGAGTTTGTGATTCACACAGATCATGAGTCTTTGAAGCATTTGAAAGGACAGCAAAGGTTGAACAAACGCCATGCCAAGTGGGTGGAATTCATTGAAACATTTCCGTATGTGATCAGATATaagcaaggtaaggaaaatGTGGTGGCTGATGCATTGTCCCGAAG GCCCATTTCGaaagacctgagttgttggGTAAGCGAGGTGTATCCTGCGAAGAGTGCCTGCGCCTTACCGCCAGCTCCAGATTGCATAGGGGTCATGAGCAAAGTTCGATATGAGCAGGATCTCCAGAAAGCGGAACCAATCGGGCCATTGGAGCTTATCATTCTCAACTCAGATCGACCAGAAATCAAGGCAAGGATTAGCAGGGAAATGACAACTGAAGCCCAGAGTGCCATGACACAACTTCTCGCTGAGTACCAGGACGTGTTTGCCTAG